A DNA window from Daucus carota subsp. sativus chromosome 3, DH1 v3.0, whole genome shotgun sequence contains the following coding sequences:
- the LOC108214696 gene encoding uncharacterized protein LOC108214696 — protein sequence MFALYNKPRTIISCLNIINSKLRFLDNVSRTITNASPKIENPEIGSKNHSFTVSYLINNHGLSPQVAISNSKRVKFESLDKPESVVALFRDHGFSDSQISNIISKCPQLLTYNPKVTLLPKLKFFFSIGASSDDVASKPYILDRSLDKRLVPFHDSCKSMFLSDKQIFNILRKHGSYILGIPRVSDNPNVKLLKEVGVGMRYIGQIIYRKPRFMNINHDRFKTVVYELLEMKFDPSRAHFVAALSVRLAMSNLTWAHKIEVYKRWGWTEHEIMSAFRQNPICMSLSEENIMSGMDFLVNKMGFQSMTIAKRPVALTYSLKSRLIPRCSVIKVLQMKGLISEDLSLLSLSILMITDQSFVNRFIIKYKKQLPQLLNAYQSKLGILELGES from the coding sequence ATGTTTGCTTTATACAACAAACCTAGAACTATCATTTCATGTCTGAATATTATCAACTCCAAATTAAGGTTTCTTGATAATGTATCAAGAACCATCACAAATGCATCACCCAAAATTGAAAACCCTGAAATTGGTTCCAAGAATCACTCATTTACTGTCTCTTACCTTATAAATAATCATGGGTTATCCCCACAAGTTGCTATATCAAACTCGAAGAGGgtaaagtttgaatctttaGATAAACCTGAGTCTGTTGTGGCCCTCTTCAGAGACCATGGATTTAGTGATAGTCagatatcaaatataatttCTAAATGCCCGCAGCTCCTTACTTATAATCCTAAAGTGACCCTTTTGCCGAAACTGAAGTTCTTTTTCTCTATTGGCGCATCAAGTGATGATGTTGCCTCAAAACCTTATATTTTGGACCGCAGCTTGGATAAGCGACTTGTTCCGTTTCATGACTCTTGCAAGAGTATGTTTCTTTCTGACAAacagatttttaatattttaaggaAGCATGGTTCTTATATTTTAGGCATCCCGCGAGTGAGCGATAATCCTAATGTTAAACTATTAAAAGAAGTTGGAGTTGGAATGAGGTATATTGGTCAGATCATATACAGAAAACCCAGGTTCATGAACATAAACCATGACAGATTTAAGACAGTTGTTTACGAGCTTCTGGAAATGAAATTCGATCCGTCCAGAGCTCATTTTGTCGCGGCACTCTCCGTAAGATTAGCTATGAGTAACCTGACATGGGCACACAAAATCGAAGTTTACAAGAGGTGGGGTTGGACTGAGCATGAGATTATGTCAGCTTTTAGACAGAATCCAATCTGTATGAGTTTATCCGAGGAAAATATCATGAGTGGGATGGATTTCCTTGTGAATAAAATGGGCTTCCAGTCTATGACTATTGCTAAAAGACCAGTCGCTCTAACTTACTCATTAAAATCGAGATTGATTCCAAGGTGTTCAGTTATCAAGGTTCTGCAGATGAAAGGTTTAATAAGCGAGGATTTAAGCTTACTTTCACTTTCGATTCTGATGATTACcgatcaaagctttgtgaatcgGTTTATAATCAAGTATAAGAAACAGCTTCCTCAACTATTAAATGCATATCAAAGTAAGCTGGGCATTCTGGAATTAGGTGAAAGCTAA
- the LOC108211436 gene encoding uncharacterized protein LOC108211436, producing the protein MLAYCHKPRISFLKTIKNHLTLFQFNTSRTLAVLSTADDKTPKNEPKYHDFTVNYLKKTLGLSPEIANSTSLKVKLGSLHGPDSVVALLRAHGFDSTQLSRIITRVPKLLVVNADEIMEPKLKFFASVGITNEVLASNPNLLEHSLDNKLIPSYDFFKSMMLSEKQIGSISRYFSWASASKLQHCVAPNVKLLKEIGVSQKHISFLICRNSRIVGLGTHKFKELVDEVVALKFDPSKGVFVRALAIMFARTKLVWEQKVEIYKRWGWSEQDVLSAFRLDPHCMSKSEKKIMSVMDFLVNKMGFQSTAIARSPVVLSLSLELRIIPRCSVFSVLRMKGLISEDLSSFAFTFLVLTDNEFVDKFITKYQEQLPQLLSVYKGKHEILNL; encoded by the coding sequence ATGCTTGCTTACTGTCACAAACCAAGAATCTCATTTCTCAAAACCATTAAAAACCATCTCACACTTTTTCAGTTCAACACATCAAGAACCCTTGCAGTTTTATCAACAGCAGATGATAAAACCCCCAAAAATGAACCAAAATACCATGACTTTACTGTCAATTACCTCAAAAAAACACTTGGGTTGTCCCCAGAAATTGCTAATTCAACTTCTTTGAAGGTAAAGCTTGGATCTTTACATGGGCCAGACTCAGTTGTGGCCCTCCTCAGAGCCCATGGATTTGATAGTACCCAACTTTCAAGAATCATCACCAGAGTGCCCAAATTGTTGGTGGTTAATGCTGATGAAATTATGGAGCCAAAGCTCAAATTTTTTGCATCTGTTGGTATTACAAATGAGGTACTTGCATCAAACCCTAATTTGTTAGAGCATAGTTTAGATAATAAGTTGATCCCATCTTATGATTTTTTCAAGAGTATGATGCTTTCGGAGAAACAGATTGGTAGTATTTCGAGATATTTTTCGTGGGCTTCTGCATCGAAGTTGCAACATTGTGTCGCCCCTAATGTTAAATTACTGAAAGAAATTGGAGTTAGTCAGAAACATATATCCTTCCTCATATGTAGAAATTCTAGGATAGTCGGCTTAGGGACTCATAAGTTCAAGGAACTTGTGGACGAGGTTGTGGCGTTAAAATTTGATCCATCGAAGGGGGTTTTTGTTCGTGCATTGGCTATAATGTTTGCGAGGACTAAATTGGTGTGGGAACAAAAGGTTGAGATTTATAAGAGGTGGGGTTGGTCTGAGCAAGACGTGTTATCAGCATTTAGATTGGATCCACATTGTATGAGTAAATCCGAGAAGAAAATCATGAGTGTGATGGATTTTCTTGTTAATAAGATGGGATTTCAGTCTACTGCAATTGCTAGAAGTCCAGTGGTGTTATCTTTGTCATTAGAACTGAGAATAATTCCGAGGTGTTCAGTATTTAGTGTTTTGCGGATGAAAGGTTTGATAAGTGAGGATTTAAGTTCATTTGCGTTCACGTTTTTGGTTCTTACAGATAATGAATTTGTCGATAAGTTTATTACCAAGTACCAAGAACAACTTCCTCAGTTATTGTCTGTCTATAAAGGTAAACATGAAATCCTGAACTTGTGA
- the LOC108214697 gene encoding uncharacterized protein LOC108214697, translating into MFALYNKPRSIISCLNIINSKLRFLDNVSRTITNASPQLEKPEIGSKNHSFTVSYVMNNLGLSPQGAISNSKRVKFESLDKPESVVALFRDHGFSDIQISNIISKRPKFLNWNPNGTLLPKLKFLCSIGASSDDVASNPYILEHSLDKRIVPFYNSCKRMFLSDKQILKILRQHCSYILGNARVSDNSNIKLLNEVGVGMRYIGLIIYRRPRLMNIHYDKFRTVVYELLEMKFDPSKGHFVRALSVRLDMSDLTWAHKIEVYKRWGWTEHEIISAFRQNPPCMALSEENIMSGMDFLVNEMGCQSMTIAKRPAVLTYSLKSRLIPRCSVIKVLQMKGLISEEDLSLLSLLMITEQSFVDRFIIKYEEQLPQLLNAYQSRLGILELGES; encoded by the coding sequence ATGTTTGCTTTATACAACAAACCTAGAAGCATTATTTCATGTCTGAATATCATCAACTCCAAATTAAGGTTTCTTGATAATGTATCAAGAACCATTACAAATGCATCACCCCAACTTGAAAAACCTGAAATTGGTTCCAAGAATCACTCATTTACTGTGTCTTACGTTATGAATAATCTTGGGTTATCCCCACAAGGTGCTATCTCGAACTCGAAGAGGgtaaagtttgaatctttaGATAAACCTGAGTCTGTTGTAGCCCTGTTCAGAGACCATGGTTTTAGtgatattcagatatctaatATAATTTCTAAACGCCCGAAATTTCTAAATTGGAATCCTAATGGGACCCTTTTGCCGAAACTTAAGTTCTTATGCTCTATCGGCGCGTCAAGTGATGATGTTGCCTCAAACCCTTATATTTTGGAACACAGCTTGGATAAGCGAATTGTCCCGTTTTATAACTCTTGCAAGCGTATGTTTCTTTCCGACAAACAGATTCTTAAGATTTTAAGGCAACACTGTTCTTATATTTTAGGCAACGCACGAGTGAGTGATAATTCtaatattaaattactaaaTGAAGTTGGAGTTGGAATGAGATATATTGGTCTTATCATATATAGAAGACCTAGGCTCATGAACATACACTATGACAAATTTAGGACGGTTGTTTACGAGCTTCTGGAAATGAAATTCGATCCTTCCAAAGGTCATTTTGTTCGGGCACTCTCTGTAAGATTAGATATGAGTGACCTGACATGGGCACACAAAATCGAAGTTTATAAGAGGTGGGGTTGGACTGAGCATGAGATAATATCAGCTTTTAGACAGAATCCACCCTGTATGGCTTTATCCGAGGAAAATATCATGAGTGGGATGGATTTCCTTGTAAATGAGATGGGCTGCCAGTCTATGACTATTGCTAAAAGACCAGCCGTTTTAACTTACTCGTTAAAATCGAGATTGATTCCAAGGTGTTCAGTTATCAAGGTTCTGCAGATGAAAGGTTTAATAAGCGAGGAGGATTTAAGCTTACTTTCACTTCTGATGATTACTGAGCAAAGCTTTGTGGATAGGTTTATAATCAAGTATGAGGAACAGCTTCCTCAACTATTAAATGCATATCAAAGTAGGCTGGGCATTCTGGAATTAGGTGAAAGTTAA